The nucleotide window GAAACACAAGTGAGCTGTTGGTCTGACCGTGTTTTGGGCAAACAAAAAGGCTAACATAACATGGCAAAACACACACGAACATGCCAAGTTAAGGATTATGAAATGCATTGAGCAACTTCTCGTtttgacagagaggaagggagggatctATAGGCTAGATCAGTTGACCTACAACTTGAGGTAACAAGCAATTCTGTCACTACCATAACTGCCACCGTAGAGCAGGGGGTGTCAGAAAGTAAATTTGTTGCGCCATATGGCTTCCAAATATTTTGTAAGGCATTTGTTGGCGGGCCAAAACGTCCATAAAggctaaataaaaaaatactgtgTGGTAAGTAGGAGCAGCCTATTCTGTATCAAAAATATTTGTTATACTTTTATGAACTTCAAAGCCCACACACAACCTTGACCCCAGTCAGGCATTTAATGGTTGAATTATTCTGAAGCTTGGCAGTGTTGACAGTGTCTTCACAGGACGAAATCAGGCCGAGCAGAGAAATATAATGCACTGCTAGCGAGTGCTCAGAAGTACTCTGTGAAGCTTGTTTAGTTAAGGCACGAGCAGCAGGCATAGGCCTAAACATCATCATGAAATTGAACCTGCAGTGAGGGGAAAcccccacatttacatttagtcatttagcagacgctcttatccagacttACTATAAgagacttatagtaagtacagggacattccccccgaggcaagtagggtgaagtgccttgcccaaggacacaacgtcattttgcacggccgggaatcgaactggcaaccttcagattactagcccgactcgtttataaaaaataaatacatagcttgcagtagtagttagctagctgttATTGAGAGAAAATGTACAACATTTTGATGACCTAAGATCATCATAATAATAATCTGTTACTGGGGCGCCGGTTCTGAATTGGGGGTGGCATGTTGCCTACATCTGCCCTAGAGACAACCCTGTAAACAGGCATACAGCAGACAGCCTAACCCACTCCTAACCCAGTCCTTGGCCTGACCTTGGCCAAGAACACCCTTAACTGATGGACAGCCAGATAGCCTGACACTAGGCTATGCGTCAACAAGACGGGCATGCCATTTCCCGCTGCTCATACCATCTCCAACATCTTACTcaagtccccccctcccttccctctcaccTTCATTCTTTGACCCTCTTCGACACTGCCCTCCTCCGTCCACTCTCTCCTTTAcccaccttctccctccctcactcctttcctgcctccctccctaccaCATCAACAGATTTCCTCCAAGTGACAGCGAATGATTAACCACCAAGTAGGTCACTGTTGTTTCTGTAGGGTCACATTCATGAAAATCACAGCAAGCTATCAACTGTAATTAGACGCTATTGACCTTCCCTATCACACCTCACATGTTGGTTCCCTAGTGGGCCTAGTATGCTACAATGTCATACAATGCAACCATGCATGCTCGTGTCCAAGTGGGCAGCTTTGAGTAACTAGTTAATAAGGAAGCATGGCTTTGAACTAGTGCACTGCAACATGTATTTGCATTGACCCTGTCACAGTATCCTATAATGCGACATCAGTCACAAGTTGTGACGTAGTATGGGACTACTATGCTAACACATGCATATTGCAAACCTGTATGGCTACTGTATCCACATATTCATTTTGGGGCAGACAGGACAGTTTGTTGCACAGCTGCTGGCTGGGGAATGTTGTTTACGGGCAGGACAACCATGCTACCACCCGTCTCTTTTCTCCCTTTGCCCCATCTCCTTCTGCCACTTCTCTCGTTctaacacccctctctccttatgCTCTACTCCGACCCTCTGGTAGAACCATACTCCGAATGGAAAATTAACCGATTCTGTCGTCAAACAATATTCGAGTTTAAGATCAGACAGTTTGCTTTACATTGCACTACAATGAATTGACCGCACCAAGTAGAGTAGCATCTCTCAAAATGAATAACGCATGGTCTTATGTTTGATCCATGCACATGACAGCAACGTAACTAATCTTATGTACCCTCCTACTTGTTAACATGAGATAACAATCGAGTTACCAGACAGCCGATAAAAAAGCAAGTTTGTTCGGTTGTTGAAATGTCACACTAGTACTACTAGACAATGTCCATGTATCAACGTGTTGGTTAGACTAGCTAGCCCAGTTATCTAAACATCGCTAGCAATGAGCGTTTCTCGGGTAGATTGCTTTGCCTAGCACACCTCTGCTTATTCAaagtgttgtctaaatcagacaAAATAAACTTGTATCGCTACAAAGAGTAATGATAAAGAAAAGTACACACTTACCACTCGAATTTGCAAGTACGTAATTGCCCTTCCAGTGTTGCTGCCTTGCTCTTGAGACAACTCGTCTGATCACCATGAGGTCAACTATGTTTACCAACTGTGCAGAGAGTTGGAAGCTGTCAGCCCGCCCACAGGACGCTCCATTGGACGAGACTTTGACAGATGGGCGTCAACTTGGAGGGGTGGTGGCTGTTCGGCGGTAGCTCGTTGGCTCGTCTCAAACGATCTCAGAAACCTTAAGGAGGGGTTATGCCTAATCAACTGAAAAACATTTGCTGATTGTAGTGAAACTATTCAGTTAGCCTATGCTTCAGTCTACACCGCCTAGCAGCAGATAATAAAACAAATCGATTTCATTGTGGGATACAGATTAAGCTAAAGACCTAACAAGCCCGACAGGCATATGGCATACTCGGGATTAATCGTCTACTTTACATATTATCTATCACCGCCACCTGCTGGTTTCATTGTTAACCCGAATGACATGCCATACCAGCTGTAGACAGTAGATGGGCCACATGTACTGGGAGTATGCTGACCAGTGCTCAGTTCAACACCACGACCGTCTCTAACTGAGAAGTATGTGCAACAGCCAGTTAAAGCACGAGCATCTAAACTGTGACTGCTATAGTCCTTAGCCAAGAGGAAGACTCAGCCTTCCCCTTTAGAGGGCCAGTAACAGACAGGCAATCTAGACAGGCAGTTCTGGTCTGGAGACCAGTGAAAGACAGGTAAACCTGGTTTAGGACcagtaacagacagacaggtcaagtCTAATACAAGTAACTTATAGTTAGGTCTGGTCTAAGACCAGTAACTGATAGTTAGGTCTGGCCTAAGACCAATAACACTCATGAAGGTCTGGTCTAGGACCAGTAACAGTCAGTTAGATCTGATCTAGAACCagtaacagacagacatgtcTAGTCTAAGACAAGTAACTTATAGTTAGGTCTGGTCTAAGACCAGTAACTTATAGTTAGGTCTGGTCTAAGACCAGTAACAGTCAGTTAGATCTGATCTAGAACcagtaacagacagacaggtctagtCTAAGACAAGTAACTTATAGTTAGGTCTGGTCTAATACAAGTAACTTATAGTTAGGTCTAGTCTAAGACCAGTAACTTATAGTTAGGTCTGGCCTAAGACCAGTAACACTCATGAAGGTCTGGTCTAGGACCAGTAACACTCATGAAGGTCTGGTCTAGGACCAGTAACAGTCAGGTAGATCTGATCTAGGACCAGTAACACACAGGTAGGTCTAGTCTAAGACAAGTAACTTATAGTTAAGTCTGGTCTAAGACAAGTAACAGTCAGATAGATCTGGTCTAGGACTAGTAACAGAAGGTCTGGTCTAGGACCAGTAACCGGTTATCAGGCCTGATCTCAGTGTTCCCATGAAGAATCTCTTGTGTGCCATacagtgagtttgtgtgtcgTGTTGTGTTCACAAACCTTTTAAACACCACTACAATCCACTCAAAATAAATAAGTTTCAGACTTTAATGCAAGTATGCTTTATATTACATACATATTAGTTTTGCATTTATATATTTCTTGAACCTCTATTCTTAAACAGAGTTAGTTCTATTATTTGACTACAGTATATTTCTATGAATTTAGAGTTACCCTATTGATTATATATCTATGATTGTGGGACAACACATAGGCTATTCTATGTTTGATTCAAATTGTCATGAGATAACACAGGAATGGGGTTGCTTAGTCTGAAATTCAACAACACAGATAGTGTGGTCTGAATCTCAAGGGATGGAAAATTAATTTTCATACCATCTCTCCACTTGACTAGGCTCATTCAAATGAGACAGGCCACAAACAGCCCAAGAGTTTCCACTCTGGTAGGCCTGTTAGggtcactggctggctggcaggctgactgGTTCACTTGCTGGCTAGTTGACTGATTGGTTGGCTGTTTGGTTGACTGATTGGTCGCTTGATTGGCTGACTGGCTAGCTGTCTGTTTCGGACTAATAAATTGTTGGATTGGCTGACCGACAGTTGTTTGATTGGCTGGCTTACTAATGGGTTGTTTGATTGGCTGACCAGCTGGCCGTCTGGCTAACTGTATGACAGGTTGTTTGGCTGGTTGTCTGGCAGACTGGTTGGCTGGCAGACTGGCAGTCTGGCTGACTGGAGCCTATAGAAGACATAATTGATTGCTCTTGGAATTCTGATTAAATTAACAACCTGTCTCCAGCAAATACCCATGTTGATAAGAAGGGCAGGGTTCCATTTGGCAAATAAATGTTGTCATCCACAACCATGAAGTTGTGTAAACATGATGACATGTGGAAAGCCAACACTCCCCTTGCAAACTGAATGCAGTATATTGCGGTGTGTTGATGTGCCCCAGTGTTTTGCTATCCGTTCTGGTTTAAATTAAAGTAATGTTTAAcccattttgtattattattactagGGTGCTGTTATTAGTAGCCTActttgtggtgtggggggatgCTTTTCCATTTAGACAACCTCGCTGACGTTTCCTCTGCGCTGGGTGCGCACTGAGTTTTTCTCTTTCCTGTGAGGCaactgagagaaaaaaaaaagcttgttGGTACGCATTGCGAGTCACTGACTGTCTGTACGACGTTCTTCCTGCTTTTAGAACAACACCACGCAAACACAAATGTTTTACTACGGCGGAGCGAAGTAGCCTACTGAGAAGCTCGCACGATGTGCGGATGACGCCTTCTGGATACTCAAAGGACAAGGTTAAACTTAATTTAATTACAGAAAGAGTTCTACCAGTGGGCTTTTTCCGTTCGTGGATAACTTGTTGGTGTGTTAAACTATGTAAAGTCTCAAcgataattcaaaagaagttagAGACGCGCCTGGACTGCTTCAGCTTCTGACGGAATGCCCAAAGTCTTCGAGGCGTGTATTCTGAATCAAACGATAGAATTTGTATTTGCGACGGATGGGTGTCGGTTACCCAACTGACTAAGGTGAGACtcttattttcattttcaaactTAAGTATCATTGACTTCTTTAGAAAAGCATTGAACTTTCTATAAAGGGACCTACATTCAAACTATAATAGTCCACCTTTGCCCATGCCCATTCACTATAAATTGTGAATACATTGTGTTGTATGCTGCTGTAGTGGTAACGTAGACATTTAGCCAACTGATTTAGTTGAAGAAACAAAGCAGCAGTTTCAGTTCAAAAGACAACGAAACAGGCAGGTGATAATAAATACCTTTACTTCAAAACTACACTTTTTGAAGAATATCTGCAAAATGGTTGTAAACTGTCACATGTGTATCAAGGCAATCCGTTTGCCTATGGCACTTCCATCAGCGCTACATCCCGAGTTGATGAAAATTGTTATGACAAACATTGTTACTGATTAATAATGCCGTTTCTTTTGCCCGATGAATTTACCAATCCTGACAACAGGCATTATAACATAGTAAAAAAATTGTACTGTGGGCGTGTAGCATATCCAGAATATCGAGTTAAAACTCTTGTTTCCTCAACCCTAACATGTGCAGAAGACATCATGGTATTTTAAAGATAACAGGAATTCAAACTAATATTTAAGTTTAGCGTACAAGCACATCCAGGCCAATCCTAAGGCCCCCAGTTCACTCTACTATCTGCCCCCCACTGTGGATGTGTGAgtgcatggatgtgtgtatggGGCTAATGCACCTGTTAACTGACACCACAGTTCTTTTGAAGAGAATTTCCTTGAAGAGAGGAATCCAATTCCCAAATGACTTAAGCTAGACCCAAAGCATTTCTTACTGTGTTGGCCTTTAGCCTATAGTGTTATGTTATGGTATTTGTGGCATTTCATGCATTTTTTCTACATAGACACAACAAGCATAGCCCTGTCTTAGAGAATATGTGTGGCATTGTCAAGAAGCCATATACATAATAAGCCAAATCCTGGTAGAATGCATAGATTGCATATACAATTCACAAAGTCTGCTCAGTCTGAGCAGTTTAGAATTGTTTCTACCATGTTGTCCGATAAGCTATTTTGGAGTTCCCTCACCTTCACCCCAGGTTTTCACATGCTTCACCTCAACTAAGGCTCCTCTTTCTTAGAGTATGTAGTATAGTCTGTTGTATATCATTGAATGTTTAGCCTAGTACAATTTGGATAACATGTAGTGCTATAGTGTGATATGTAGTGTTATAGTGTTATATagtgtaatagtggaatttgtGGATCAGCGCTGATGCTGCTTGGCTTCAACGCAGTTGCTCCAACAGTGTTTCTCCAACTAAGGACCTGAACATTAGGTTTGCTTTAGAAACTCTAGAAATTCTTTCTTGTGGAGATTCTTGTTTATTTAGTTCTTAGGTTTCAGCTTTGACTGTTTAGACTGTCACTAATACAGGGAATGCCACTCTATCAGTCTGATTCAGGGATCAAGGCTAACATTCCaagacttttttttttgcctaaCGAGGTAACTAAGTTGCTTGGTTTCTTGCTGCATGTTTGTGGGATGCTTTTCCAAACACCAGCAATCCGCAGCCTTGGTCTTGAATTTGACCTTGGTCAGGGATTCTCTCCTGTTGATTTATAGAACAGCCCAAACACGGACACATACAGCTCTGACCTCTCCCTGgtttctctctggtctctctgtggtttctggtctctctttggtctctctctctgtggtttcTGTGGTATCTAACGCACTTGTTCTGTCCTTTCTGCCTGTGCCTTTCCACCTCTTCCTTCCTGTAAGGGACCTCACCTCAGATCCTTAATGTGTTCCCCCACAGCAGCTGCCATGGTGGGCTCCTGGacccccagaccagaccaggactaGGGCCCCCATGGGCCCCTGCTCAGCCAGCAGGCTACTATGGCAGCGTATGCCCTCAACACTCTAATCATGATGAACACCAACAACCTGAAGAGTGAGAGCTGTCCGCGTTCTGGCCGGCCGGTACTGCCGGTGCCCGACCGCTCTACATACTGCCCCTTGCTAGGTGGAGGCCCCTACAGCCctgccagcctcagccccagtggAGGTTCCTTTgtgtttcccccctcctctggcccCCCCAGCCCTCGCACCCtttcacccaccccctccagcccccgtgCCTGCTCCCCTGGCCGCCGGCCAGACACCCTGGGGGTGATGGTGGGCAACCGTGTGCGTCGGCTgagctctggaggaggaggggcaggggaggaggaggccaacgGGGAGGTGCAGGCACGGAGGTCCGTCCAGGCCCTCCAGATAAGCCGGCAGCTGCAGAACGTGGAGGTGATAAAGAAGGTGGGTCTATTCGAGGCTCAGATCTCCGGTCTCAGAGCCCAGGTGCAgactgcagagctgcagcgTAGTCCCAGACCCTCGCGCAGaactggctcctccccccaaaCACTCAGCCCTGCCCTAGGCCCGCCCCAAGCCCCGCCCAGCCCCCAGTCCAGGGACAGCCCATTCCTGGGGATTCCCAATGGGAGGGGGGCATGGAGAGGGGATGAAGGAGACAAGAGCAGCAGGACTAAGCTAAATAGGGAGGTGAGCAGCGAGACTGGAAACAGAACAGGAGGATGTCAGACTGAATGGCTCAGTTCTGCTAGGAgtcacaacagccactcctctgTGAGCACATCACTAACTGGCAGCTCTCTACCTTGGGGAGAGAACaggtgggagacagaggagggggaggagagagaaggcagaggggagagagaacaacagcCAGGAGGTCCCCAGACCAAGACGTGTCTAGGAGAGCCAGCAGGAGAAGAGCCAACGGAAACCTACCCGACAGAGTGCACCTTGGCCTGGACTGGTGACAAGGGCCGCCTCCTGGAACTGGGGtctgcctccacccccagcctttCCACTTTCACACCCAGCCTttccacccccaaccccagcctctccacccttacctccacccccagcctctccacccccatccccagcaTTTCCACCCCCACCATTCCTGCCGTTATAGTCACCCTCCACGGGATGGAAGCCCCAGCAGAGGGCCCTGATGCAGGGGTATCTGgccagcctcagccctgcccCAGTACCGGCCACTGCCCCAGCCCCGGTCCCAACCCAAGCCCTGGCCACAGCCCCCGCTCCATTCGCTCCCTCAggaagctctcctcctcctcagcctcttcCACTGGTTTCTCCTCGTCCTGGGAGGAGTCAGAAGATGACATTTCCAGTGACCCGGAGAGGACTGAGGGACTCGTGCCTGCCCTGCTCAACACCCAGCAAAGAGCTGTGAGTACCCCACTGTCCACTCTGAAACCTTACACTTCACAACACTACACGAAACGGCACTACATTACATTACCCTGATCTACACTATACCATActgcattacattacattacactgTTGTGTAATGTACACaacagtgttgtgttgtgttgactACACCACAACACAACACTACCCTAGAAGTCTCTGAGTACACTACACTGTTGCAACACTACTAGACTTGCCATCTAGGAAGCCCCACTAAGAGACTCCTGGCTCTTTGTTGCTCAGCACTTTTGTGTCGTTCTCTATGAGTAACTGTTGACATTCTCTCCAACAAAGCTGCTTGTGTATCCCACAGTTGGAGTACAAGTGTATTCACACTTGTACTCCAACACTTAAACCATGGTGCCACTGGCAGTTGTTCAAAGAACAGAAGGGGTTTGTAAAGACAGGGGGATCTGTTTTTTAAATGAggggattctgttttagagaaaCTAATTTGTTAGAGAAACAAATTAATCTCtactaataatatatatataaacagccaacccaaaataacaaaataaaTTTGCAACATTAAGTATCCGTTCTGTGTCCATTCTGAAGCTTTGGACTACAGAACATAAAATGTTTTAGTCTTGATTTAACTTTGTATTAATATAAAGCAGctttgtgtgtggtggttgtgtctGTCACTACTAGGCATGAAACTGATCTTATTTTATGGAACATTACTAGCTAAATGTTTCTGTAACATACTTTAAGTTGTGCActtgtgcacttgtgtgtgttacTAACTAAGCCTTGGTTGTGGACGCACCTTTATCAATCAACCGACTAACTCAGTGCTGTGATAGCACCAGTGTCAGATGCAAGTGTTGACTATCTAGACCTAGCTAGTTGATCGTTGTTATGCTCATCCAGACCGAGCTAGCCAGTCAATGTGATGCTCATCCAGACCTAGCTAGTCGATCCATTATGCTCACACAGACCTCACCTAGTAAGCCAATCCATTTGATGCACCTTCAGACCTAGCTAGACGATCCATGTGATGCTCGTCCAGACCTAGCTAGCCGATTCATTTGATGCTCACCCAGACCTAGGTACCCTATCTATGTGTAGCACCCCAGCTCCCCAGGAGACAGCAGGCGGGGGAGGGGTCTCAGGTCTCAGACTCCATTAACACTATCACCTAACGCTCCCTGAGGTGTTGCCTGCTCTTAAACACATGGCATGAGTCACACATTTATATATGAAAACTGCATAGTGTTGAAATATTTGACATTTCTTCAAGAAAACCAATGTAGTTTAGACGACTAGAGAACTAAAGTACTTGACAAGCCTTCTCTTCACCCTTCAGTGGCATGCCATTTGAACCCTTGCTGTTCTGCAAAATATGCAAggatacatacgcacacacacacacaaacctgcacacacacacacatacacaaacaaacatatatacacacacacatactctacaTCCAGTACAAATCCCACTTACACGCTCACACATTCTTTTCACACACTCAAGCAGTGTTGGGTCATGCTTAGCTGTGTAAAGATCTGTTGCTGCAGAGCAATGGAAAATCTAACCCCACCACTGTAGCCTGTTGCCTAGGAACAGCCTGACGTCAAACTAGGCATGTTTCAAACAGCTGGGgtttgcagggtgtgtgtgtgtgtgtgtgtaaggagaaCACGGAGGGCCTCGCTTTCTTGTGCATGAGACAGGAAGTGTAACATTTTTCATTTCCCCTCCCCTTTTGTTTGTCTaaatgtgcatgtgcgtgcgcgtatgtgtgtgagaggcaggcCCAAgctgggtgcagggagcctaTTTTGCTAGGTTAGCCACTGAGGGGAAAGCACCAATGAACTCCTCCCCCccatcgctctccctctctctctctctcttttgaccTCTctatcttcttctctctctctctctctctctctctctctctctctctctctctctctctctctctctctctctctctctctctctctctctctgtgacctctctatcttcttctctctctctcctctttctctttctccctctgtctctcgcctTAAAGGGACTAGCTAGAATAGACCTTGGTGTGTTTACTGGTCTagacaaatcaaatttatttgtatagccctttttacacgcaagcatgtcacagagggcttcacatatgcccatagaactgcccctcaaccaacctaaaccctcaaggaagacaaggaaaaaacccccaaaaactctcaacaggagaaaaagagagaggagcagaacacaggctaaacatagtcatacagtgtcgatgggtttttaaaacaccaaaatccattattcaactttatagatgtaggacaggaccgggagactcgcgaccaggtccagcgttggctgaccgacgaccaggcaggtgctgacaactcaaaccccccacaccacaagggatgtgtgtggggggggacagagagaggagagcagggattagagaatgccaggagcagctaacagttacagtcataatagaatgagatccccaccggtcaagtgtggactggtgcagcaatttaacagagcaaaaaaggggaatttgatgcaactcCACAAGGTGCTAGGAGCCTTGTTTTTATGCCTAGGCTAGATTAGAGTTGATGTTAATTTACATCTAGCTGAAGGTTTTGAGCTATGTAGATAATGAACAATGAAGTAAAGGGTTGGAATATGTGTTTTCTGTGGTGTGCCAGTCTCTTATCTTCTTAGtatatcatttttttttatttacgcACTGACCGAAGATGATTACATATTTTTCAGTTGGCTAAGCACAAGGTATCTCCCGTATTCATCTGAAAACAGGAGCTTGCATACGCATGTGTATTTAGGGTAGTAATGCCAGCAGGTTCGAAATAATTCTCTATTCAGAATCTACTCTGATGACTAGAGCATGGAATAATACAACATAATATACAATAATAGTGCTGAATTGGAGAGGATAGGACTGGGCAGAATAAATAAGACAGGACAGAAAAGAATATTgtataaaatataatataataagatGGGATAATGTAGTTGTCcaacctccacacagcctctgaCCTGGGCCAGTGGAAACTCTCTGCTATCGTCAGAAGATCTTTGTCCTTCTTTCAGTCtacgtttctttttttctttttttaaaataatttttcaAGAGTGCAGATGTGGAAAATACTGTGGCCAAGCCCGTGTCTTCCTGCAGCTCAGCGAGGGTTAAAACCCACTTCCTCCCCCTTAGTTCAGAGTGGAAACTTTAACAACAGCAGTAAGGTGGAGGAGtggttgagaaagagagagagagatagagagagaaatattttgtattttatttacagTAATAGACACAGAGATCatcaacatacatacacacacacacacacacacatacaacacacacatacagtggcaTCCCTTTCCTCTCTGATGCTAGATATAGCTGCTGGGCTGTATCAGAACAATAGCACAATGTAGCCTgtccgcctggcctggaagagATAtgatgctgacacacacacactccaacatacacacacacacgcacacacacacacacacacacacacacacacacacacacacacacacagctataatAGTACACGGTATAACACAGACAATGGCAAAATTAAGAGAATACAAACTCATCATAGAGAGCAAGGAAACATAGCTGcattgtatgcgtgtgtgtgtgtgtgtgtgtgtgtgtgtgtgtgtgtgtgaagacatgTGATTCTCATACAGCAGTCTAATTCAGTGAGTTAGGACAGAGGAGTGAGAACCGCTGTAGGTTCCTGTGACCCAGACGTCATGTGATGGGACCACAGCACTGACCAGCCTCTTAAAACCTAATGGATAACAAACAACACTCACTCTGGACACcaaaaactctcacacacagtgacatGAAAAAACATTTAGCAGTTTGTGAGAAAATACCCAGAATGCATTGTGGTGGAGACGGTAGTAGGAAAGTCTTGTGGTttcagatagtgtgtgtgtgtgtgtttcagtgtaagtgtgtgcgcaCGTACTGTAGGCAAGTGTGAAACTGGTATTTAGACTTACTATGAACATAGTGTTGACTGGCTTTAAGTGGCATCATGGTTTAAACCATTAAGTGGTTTCCCAGTTCTGAAGCACTGTGTAATTGTAAATGTCACACAATAAactagcaggcagacaggcctaggcagacaggcaaattgtcagacacagacaggcagacagacagacagacagacaggcaggcaggcaggcaggcaggcaggcaggcaggcaggcaggcagacaactagccagccagctagtgCTAGCAATCATATTACAATAAACCTGAGCAGAGTACAAGAGTCAAGAGTCATAGTCATGCAAATACTGCTTCTCCTTATGGAAATACATGATGTTAGGCTAGGTAAACAAAAACCTGCCATGTTGGCGTTGAGTTGCAGATACTGGGATTGGCCAGTGTGTGCATATCTATGTgcgcaagggtgtgtgtgtgtgtggaaggaggagggtggCACTGCCATCAGAGCCACTGTTTACTTTATAAGTTTATGGATGTAGTGACAATTAAACCAATCAGAAGAAACGCAGGATAACCAACCCCTATATGTATGCAATTTTGTTTATCTAGTGTCTATTACATAActacttctgtctgtctgttcctctgccTGTGTCCATGCCTGTCTATGCATCTAATGGTCTTTCTGGATGTATTTCAGCTTGCCTCCTGtctatctgtttgtctgtctatccatctgactgt belongs to Osmerus eperlanus chromosome 8, fOsmEpe2.1, whole genome shotgun sequence and includes:
- the itpkb gene encoding inositol-trisphosphate 3-kinase B, with the translated sequence MAAYALNTLIMMNTNNLKSESCPRSGRPVLPVPDRSTYCPLLGGGPYSPASLSPSGGSFVFPPSSGPPSPRTLSPTPSSPRACSPGRRPDTLGVMVGNRVRRLSSGGGGAGEEEANGEVQARRSVQALQISRQLQNVEVIKKVGLFEAQISGLRAQVQTAELQRSPRPSRRTGSSPQTLSPALGPPQAPPSPQSRDSPFLGIPNGRGAWRGDEGDKSSRTKLNREVSSETGNRTGGCQTEWLSSARSHNSHSSVSTSLTGSSLPWGENRWETEEGEEREGRGEREQQPGGPQTKTCLGEPAGEEPTETYPTECTLAWTGDKGRLLELGSASTPSLSTFTPSLSTPNPSLSTLTSTPSLSTPIPSISTPTIPAVIVTLHGMEAPAEGPDAGVSGQPQPCPSTGHCPSPGPNPSPGHSPRSIRSLRKLSSSSASSTGFSSSWEESEDDISSDPERTEGLVPALLNTQQRAHKSWKKIKNMVHWSPFVMSFKKKYPWIQLAGHAGSFKAGANGRILKKHCDCEQRCLDWLMRDVLRPYIPAYHGDVEKDGEKYNQMDDLLAEFDLPCVMDCKMGVRTYLEEELTKARKKPSLREDMYAKMVEVDPEAPTPEERRQQAVTKPRYMQWRETISSTATLGFRIEGIKKEDGTVNRDFKKTKTREQVTGAFQDFVKGNHNILMCYLDRLKEIRDTLEISPFFKTHEVIGSSLLFVHDHREQAKVWMIDFGKTTPLAEGQELSHRATWAEGNREDGYLHGLDNLIDIITSMVTNSENTAVSNSLTPPHEDAPTPDPST